A part of Lampris incognitus isolate fLamInc1 chromosome 21, fLamInc1.hap2, whole genome shotgun sequence genomic DNA contains:
- the LOC130131540 gene encoding gamma-crystallin M3-like produces the protein MTIGKIIFYEDRNFQGRSYETSSDCPELTSYLSRCNSCRVESGCFMVYDRSNFMGNQYFVRRGEYSDYQRMGMTDCIRSCRMIPMHRGQFRIRLYDKENFGGQMHELMDDCDNMMDRLRMSDCQSCNVMDGHWLIYEQPNYRGKMMYLRPGEYRSTRDMGMSNATRFSSLRRIMESC, from the exons ATGACCATAGGCAAG ATCATCTTCTACGAGGACAGGAACTTCCAGGGTCGTTCCTATGAGACCAGCAGTGACTGTCCTGAGCTGACCTCCTACCTGAGCAGGTGCAACTCCTGCAGGGTGGAGAGCGGCTGCTTCATGGTGTATGACCGCTCCAACTTCATGGGAAACCAGTACTTTGTCAGGAGAGGAGAGTACTCCGACTACCAGCGTATGGGGATGACCGACTGCATCAGGTCTTGCCGTATGATCCCCATG CACAGGGGACAGTTCAGGATTAGGCTCTACGATAAGGAGAACTTCGGAGGCCAGATGCACGAGCTGATGGACGACTGTGACAACATGATGGACCGCCTGCGCATGTCCGACTGCCAGTCCTGCAACGTGATGGACGGCCACTGGCTGATATACGAGCAGCCCAACTACAGAGGCAAGATGATGTACCTGAGGCCCGGAGAGTACAGGAGCACAAGGGATATGGGCATGAGCAACGCGACGAGGTTCAGTTCCCTCAGGCGTATCATGGAATCCTGTTAA
- the LOC130131541 gene encoding gamma-crystallin M2-like isoform X2: MSKITFYEDKNFQGRSYECDSDCPDMHPHFSRCNSIRVESGCWVLYERPNYAGYQYVLTRGEYPEYQRWMGYNDSIRSCRTFSYTSGGPYRMRIYERPDFQGQMMEFSDDCDSVQDRFRSRDIYSCNVMDGYWTLYEHPNYRGRQYFMRPGEYRKFSDWGATCATTGSFRRITDF, translated from the exons ATGAGTAAG ATCACGTTTTACGAGGACAAGAACTTCCAGGGTCGCTCCTATGAGTGCGACTCGGACTGCCCAGACATGCATCCCCATTTCAGCCGCTGCAACTCCATCCGGGTGGAGAGTGGCTGCTGGGTGCTGTACGAGAGGCCTAACTACGCTGGTTACCAGTATGTGCTGACCAGAGGAGAGTACCCCGAGTACCAGCGCTGGATGGGCTACAACGACTCCATCCGCTCATGCCGTACCTTCTCCTAT ACCAGTGGAGGGCCTTACCGTATGAGAATCTATGAGAGGCCTGACTTCCAGGGTCAGATGATGGAGTTCAGTGACGACTGTGACTCCGTGCAGGATCGCTTCCGTAGCCGTGACATCTACTCCTGCAACGTCATGGATGGCTACTGGACCCTGTATGAGCACCCCAACTACAGGGGGCGCCAGTACTTCATGAGGCCTGGCGAGTACAGGAAGTTCAGTGACTGGGGAGCCACCTGCGCCACCACTGGCTCCTTCCGCCGGATCACAGACTTTTAG
- the LOC130131534 gene encoding MOB-like protein phocein, translating to MVMAEGTAVLRRNRPGTKSQDFCNWPDEPFDDMDSTLAVQQYIQQSIRTDCTDIDKILASPEGQDEGVWKYEHLRQFCLELNGLAAKLQVECHQDTCTQMTATGQWMFLCSAHKIPKECPAIDYTRHILDGAAYLLNSNKYFPSRVSIKESSVAKLASVCRRVYRIFSHAYFHHRQIFDMYENETFLCHRFTRFVIKYNLIAKDNLIVPIMVDETEADTEVEGEA from the exons ATGGTCATGGCGGAAGGAACCGCTGTCTTGCGGAGAAATCGCCCAGGAACTAAATCCCAG GATTTCTGCAACTGGCCGGATGAGCCGTTTGACGACATGGACAGCACGCTGGCCGTGCAGCAG TATATCCAGCAGAGCATCCGGACGGACTGCACAGACATCGACAAAATTTTAGCGTCTCCGGAGGGGCAGGATGAAGGAGTCTGGAAGTATGAACATCTTAG GCAATTTTGTTTGGAGTTGAACGGCTTGGCGGCCAAACTACAG GTAGAGTGCCACCAAGATACCTGCACACAGATGACCGCAACAGGGCAGTGGATGTTCCTCTGTTCTGCTCACAAGATTCCTAAAGAG TGCCCGGCCATCGACTACACCAGACACATTTTGGATGGCGCTGCATACCTACTCAACAGTAACAAGTACTTCCCTAGCCG GGTCAGCATTAAGGAATCCTCAGTAGCCAAGCTGGCTTCAGTCTGTCGGCGAGTCTACAGAATATTCTCACATGCCTACTTCCACCACCGCCAGATTTTTGACATGTATGAG aaCGAAACCTTCCTGTGCCATCGGTTCACACGGTTTGTCATTAAGTACAATCTCATAGCCAAGGACAACTTGATAGTGCCCATCATGGTGGATGAGACGGAGGCTGACACAGAGGTGGAGGGCGAAGCCTGA
- the LOC130131542 gene encoding gamma-crystallin S-1-like isoform X1 produces the protein MGKIIFFEDRNFQGRSYECSVECSDLHSHFSRCNSIRVDSGGWMVYERSNYMGYQYFLKRGEYPDYQRWMGFNDCVRSCRMIPMVSSHHGSHKMIIYPRPDFGGESVELTEDCPSLYERFHITDINSCNVTDGFWIFYEHPHYRGRQYLIRPNEYRRFTEWGSMSSRVGSIKRITL, from the exons ATGGGAAAG ATCATCTTCTTCGAGGACAGGAACTTCCAGGGTCGCTCGTATGAGTGCAGTGTAGAATGCTCAGACCTGCATTCCCACTTCAGCCGCTGTAACTCCATTAGGGTTGACAGCGGTGGCTGGATGGTCTATGAGAGGTCCAACTACATGGGCTACCAGTATTTCCTCAAGAGGGGCGAATATCCAGACTACCAGCGCTGGATGGGGTTCAATGATTGTGTGCGGTCCTGCCGTATGATCCCTATGGTAAGCTCCCACCAT GGATCTCACAAAATGATAATCTACCCGCGCCCTGATTTTGGAGGTGAGTCAGTCGAGCTGACCGAAGACTGCCCCTCCCTCTATGAGCGTTTCCATATAACCGACATCAACTCCTGCAACGTGACGGATGGGTTTTGGATCTTCTATGAGCATCCCCATTACAGGGGTCGACAGTATCTAATTCGCCCCAATGAATACAGGAGATTTACCGAGTGGGGAAGCATGAGCTCTAGGGTTGGTTCCATCAAACGTATCACCTTGTAA
- the LOC130131541 gene encoding gamma-crystallin M2-like isoform X1, whose protein sequence is MERITFYEDKNFQGRSYECDSDCPDMHPHFSRCNSIRVESGCWVLYERPNYAGYQYVLTRGEYPEYQRWMGYNDSIRSCRTFSYTSGGPYRMRIYERPDFQGQMMEFSDDCDSVQDRFRSRDIYSCNVMDGYWTLYEHPNYRGRQYFMRPGEYRKFSDWGATCATTGSFRRITDF, encoded by the exons atggagAGG ATCACGTTTTACGAGGACAAGAACTTCCAGGGTCGCTCCTATGAGTGCGACTCGGACTGCCCAGACATGCATCCCCATTTCAGCCGCTGCAACTCCATCCGGGTGGAGAGTGGCTGCTGGGTGCTGTACGAGAGGCCTAACTACGCTGGTTACCAGTATGTGCTGACCAGAGGAGAGTACCCCGAGTACCAGCGCTGGATGGGCTACAACGACTCCATCCGCTCATGCCGTACCTTCTCCTAT ACCAGTGGAGGGCCTTACCGTATGAGAATCTATGAGAGGCCTGACTTCCAGGGTCAGATGATGGAGTTCAGTGACGACTGTGACTCCGTGCAGGATCGCTTCCGTAGCCGTGACATCTACTCCTGCAACGTCATGGATGGCTACTGGACCCTGTATGAGCACCCCAACTACAGGGGGCGCCAGTACTTCATGAGGCCTGGCGAGTACAGGAAGTTCAGTGACTGGGGAGCCACCTGCGCCACCACTGGCTCCTTCCGCCGGATCACAGACTTTTAG
- the LOC130131542 gene encoding gamma-crystallin S-1-like isoform X2, with protein sequence MGKIIFFEDRNFQGRSYECSVECSDLHSHFSRCNSIRVDSGGWMVYERSNYMGYQYFLKRGEYPDYQRWMGFNDCVRSCRMIPMLQGSHKMIIYPRPDFGGESVELTEDCPSLYERFHITDINSCNVTDGFWIFYEHPHYRGRQYLIRPNEYRRFTEWGSMSSRVGSIKRITL encoded by the exons ATGGGAAAG ATCATCTTCTTCGAGGACAGGAACTTCCAGGGTCGCTCGTATGAGTGCAGTGTAGAATGCTCAGACCTGCATTCCCACTTCAGCCGCTGTAACTCCATTAGGGTTGACAGCGGTGGCTGGATGGTCTATGAGAGGTCCAACTACATGGGCTACCAGTATTTCCTCAAGAGGGGCGAATATCCAGACTACCAGCGCTGGATGGGGTTCAATGATTGTGTGCGGTCCTGCCGTATGATCCCTATG cTCCAGGGATCTCACAAAATGATAATCTACCCGCGCCCTGATTTTGGAGGTGAGTCAGTCGAGCTGACCGAAGACTGCCCCTCCCTCTATGAGCGTTTCCATATAACCGACATCAACTCCTGCAACGTGACGGATGGGTTTTGGATCTTCTATGAGCATCCCCATTACAGGGGTCGACAGTATCTAATTCGCCCCAATGAATACAGGAGATTTACCGAGTGGGGAAGCATGAGCTCTAGGGTTGGTTCCATCAAACGTATCACCTTGTAA
- the LOC130131544 gene encoding gamma-crystallin S-1-like isoform X1 has translation MGKIVFYEERNFSGRHHECMSDCADLHSYFTRCQSIRVESGMFMIYDRANYMGHQHFLRRGEYSDCQRMMSLTDCVRSCRMIPMVKSYFRLRLYDTQDMAGQMMELSDDCPNVMDRFRAPEISSCQVMDGHWLMYEQPNYRGRMFYLRPGEYRRYSDWGGISPRIGSIRRLMDL, from the exons ATGGGCAAG ATTGTCTTCTACGAGGAGAGGAACTTCAGCGGCCGTCACCATGAGTGCATGAGTGACTGCGCTGACCTGCACTCCTACTTCACCCGTTGCCAGTCCATCAGGGTGGAGAGTGGCATGTTCATGATCTACGACCGCGCCAACTACATGGGCCACCAGCACTTCCTGAGGAGGGGGGAGTACTCCGACTGTCAGCGCATGATGAGCCTGACCGACTGTGTCCGCTCCTGTCGTATGATCCCTATGGTAAAGAGCTA CTTCAGGTTAAGGCTGTACGACACCCAAGACATGGCAGGCCAGATGATGGAGCTGAGCGACGACTGTCCCAATGTCATGGATCGCTTCCGCGCCCCTGAAATCAGCTCCTGTCAGGTGATGGATGGCCACTGGCTGATGTACGAGCAGCCCAACTACAGGGGCAGGATGTTCTACCTGAGGCCCGGCGAGTACAGGAGGTACAGCGACTGGGGAGGCATAAGCCCCAGGATCGGCTCCATCCGACGCCTCATGGACCTCTGA
- the LOC130131543 gene encoding gamma-crystallin M2-like produces the protein MGKIIFYEDRNFQGRHHECLSDCADLHSYFTRCNSIKVESGCFIVYERPNYLGHQYFLRRGEYSDNQRQIGISDCIRSCRMIPLHRGAYKMRLYEHPDLSGQMHEVSEDCPNVQDRLHVSDINSCTVVDGHWLLYDQPNYRGRTYYMKPGEYRRYSDWEGVSPKIGSLRRITDFN, from the exons ATGGGGAAG ATCATCTTCTACGAGGACAGAAATTTTCAGGGTCGGCACCATGAGTGCTTGAGCGACTGTGCCGACCTGCACTCCTACTTCACCCGCTGCAACTCAATCAAGGTGGAGAGCGGCTGCTTCATTGTGTACGAGAGACCCAACTACCTGGGCCACCAATACTTCCTGAGGAGGGGGGAGTACTCGGATAACCAGCGCCAGATTGGTATCAGTGACTGTATCCGGTCTTGCCGCATGATTCCATTG CACCGCGGGGCCTACAAGATGAGACTGTATGAGCATCCAGACCTGAGTGGCCAAATGCACGAGGTTAGCGAGGATTGCCCTAATGTCCAAGACCGCCTTCATGTGTCAGATATCAACTCCTGCACTGTAGTGGACGGTCACTGGCTGCTCTATGACCAGCCAAACTACCGGGGTCGAACCTACTACATGAAGCCTGGCGAGTACCGCAGATACAGTGACTGGGAAGGTGTAAGTCCAAAGATTGGCTCTCTCAGGCGAATCACTGACTTCAACTAG
- the LOC130131544 gene encoding gamma-crystallin S-1-like isoform X2: protein MGKIVFYEERNFSGRHHECMSDCADLHSYFTRCQSIRVESGMFMIYDRANYMGHQHFLRRGEYSDCQRMMSLTDCVRSCRMIPMHRGSFRLRLYDTQDMAGQMMELSDDCPNVMDRFRAPEISSCQVMDGHWLMYEQPNYRGRMFYLRPGEYRRYSDWGGISPRIGSIRRLMDL from the exons ATGGGCAAG ATTGTCTTCTACGAGGAGAGGAACTTCAGCGGCCGTCACCATGAGTGCATGAGTGACTGCGCTGACCTGCACTCCTACTTCACCCGTTGCCAGTCCATCAGGGTGGAGAGTGGCATGTTCATGATCTACGACCGCGCCAACTACATGGGCCACCAGCACTTCCTGAGGAGGGGGGAGTACTCCGACTGTCAGCGCATGATGAGCCTGACCGACTGTGTCCGCTCCTGTCGTATGATCCCTATG CACCGCGGCAGCTTCAGGTTAAGGCTGTACGACACCCAAGACATGGCAGGCCAGATGATGGAGCTGAGCGACGACTGTCCCAATGTCATGGATCGCTTCCGCGCCCCTGAAATCAGCTCCTGTCAGGTGATGGATGGCCACTGGCTGATGTACGAGCAGCCCAACTACAGGGGCAGGATGTTCTACCTGAGGCCCGGCGAGTACAGGAGGTACAGCGACTGGGGAGGCATAAGCCCCAGGATCGGCTCCATCCGACGCCTCATGGACCTCTGA